Part of the Pirellulales bacterium genome is shown below.
CGTCGGCATGGAAGAGTTCAACGAAGGGGTCGAGCGCGTCACCGCCGGCCTGGAAAAGAAACAGCGCATTATCCACCAGGATGAAAAGCAGCGCGTGGCTTACCACGAAAGCGGGCACGCCCTGGTCGCCTACAGCTTGCCCGATACGGACCCTGTACACAAAGTGTCGATCATTCCGCGCGGCATCGGCGCGCTTGGCTACATGATGCAGCGCCCCGAAGGGGACCGCTACCTGATGACGCAGGGCGAACTGGAGAGCCGGGTGCAGGTCCTGTTGGCGGGAACCATCGCCGAGGAATTGACGTTCCACGATGTTTCGACCGGGGCGCAAAACGACCTGGAACGGGCCAGCGAGATCGTGCGCAGCATGGTCATGGAATACGGCATGAGCCGCCTGGGGCGGGTGAATTATCGCGAAAGCGGCCGCTCGCCATTCTTGTCGGGCGGCGGCGATTTTCCGCGCGAGCGCAGCCATAGCGAGCACACCGCCCGCGAAATCGACCAGGAAGTGCGCCGCATCATCGACGAAATGATCGAAAAGGTGCGGGCGATCATCGCCGCCCGCCGCCCGGCGCTCGAAGCCATGGCCGCCCGGCTGATCGAGAAGGAAGTCATCGACGCGGACGAACTGAAGGTCATCATCGAAGAAAACTCGCCCAGCCCGATGCTGGTGCCGGGAACGGGCATTGCGCGAAAGCGGCCACTCCCGCCGCGCGATGAAGCAGCGCCTGAAGCCGACCAGGCCAGCGGCGCGTAGAAGACGTATAAGGCTTGGGTGCCACGAGGTGCCACGGGTGGCTCGCCCACCAGTGCCGAACTCAGAGTGAGCAGCCGTGCTATTCCTGACCGACCAGCACCAGGTTGTCCTGGTAGTAGGCGATGGCTTCGGTCGGATTGAGATTGAAGATCGCCCGCCCATCGGTTTGCCACTTGCCGTGGTCGAGCCGGAAGACGGCGGTGGCGGCGCGCAGGTTGCTGACGGCCTCGACCTCTTCCATGCCGCCCCCTTCGATGGCTTCGAAGGCGATCGTCACGGCCACGAAGGCGCACAGCTCGCCATTCTGGCGGTGCCGAGCGTAGGTCACCTCGTCATCGAACGAGCAATCCGTCCAGCGCAGGCCGCGCGGCTTGCCGCTCTTGCCGGCCAGCTCGAAGAACTTCGCCTCGAGCCGCTCGCGATGCAGGTGAAAATCGGAGCGGTAGCGCTCGTAGTTGGCCCGCGCCAACCGCGCTTTTAATTTGACCCACAGCAAGGCCACCGCGGCCGTGACCACTACACCGGCGGCCGCAATTCCGTACCAGGCACTCATGGCCATCCTCCCACGCACGCACGGGCGCGTTCGCGCGACACAGAGCACGACGCGACAAACTCGATTTTACGCCTGCTGGGGCTGTAAACGCAAGAAAGCGCCCGGCCAGGGGGATATTGCCGGCGAAAAGCGCCGTCTCACGCCGGGTGACACGCACCGCTACTGGCCAAAACCCACGGCGATTGCTTGCATCGCGCCGGCGCAAGCGGCATGCTAGGAGCGCCTTCCCGCGCCCCTTCTGCCGCACCGCAAAATCGAGGAGCTTTGCATCATGCGCCGCTTCCGTCTGGCGATCTTCGCGTCTCTATTGTTCGGTTCGACAGTGCCCCCGGTCGCGCGCGGCGCCGACGAGATCGATCCCTCGTCGCTCGCACAGTCCGTCACGATCTATCGCGACGAGTGGGGGGTGCCGCACATCGACGCACCGACCGACGAGGGCGTGGTGTTCGGTTTTGCGTTCGCACAGTGCGAGGACTATTTCTGGCAGGTCGAGGATTCGTACCTGCAATGCCTGGGGCGCTATGCCGAGGTCGTGGGCGACGCCGGCCTGGAAAGCGATCTGTTGAACCATTCGTTCGAAGTGGTCCGCCGCTCGCGCGAGGACTTTCCTTCGCTCGAGCCGAAACTGCGCAGCATCTGCGCGGCGTACGCGGCCGGCTTCAACCATTACCTGGCGACGCATCCGCAAGTCAAGCCGCGGCTGATCACGAAGCTCGAGCCGTGGAATCTGATCGCCTTCGAGCGCTTCACGCTCTTGAACTTCATCTACGGCAAAGCCCGCGTGCCGAAGAAGGCCACGCGCACCCTGCAGGACGAAATCCAAGCCGTCGTCGGCTCCAACGCCTGGGCCATCGGTCCGGCGAAAACCAAGGCCGGCACGACCATGCTCTTTGCCAATCCGCACCAGCCCTGGTTCGGCTACGGGCAATTCTACGAAGGCCATCTGCACAGCGGCGAGGGTTGGAGCTTCTCGGGCTCGACGTTTTTCGGCGGCCCCATTCCCACGATCGGCCACAACGACAACCTGGGCTGGTCGCACACGGTGAACAATCCGGACATCGTCGACGTCTATCGCGAGACGTTCGATTCGCCTGACCGTCTGAAGTATCGCTACGCCGACGGCTACAAGACGGCCGAGGAGTGGCAGGAGTCGATCGGCGTGCGCACCGGCGACAAAGTCGAGCCGCGCAAATGCACGTTCCGCAAAACGCATCACGGCCCGATCATGGCCAAGGACGACGACACGCATTACCTGGCCGTCCGGGTCGCCAAGATCATGGAAGGGAGCCGGCTGCGGCAAGCGCTCGACATGACGCGGGCTCGCAATTTCACCGACTGGCGCAAGGCGATGGCCGGCCTCAACCTGCAAATGTTCAACACGGTGTACGCCGATCACGACGGCAATATTTTCTACGTCTACAACGGCACGATTCCGCGCCGCGATCCCAGTTTCGACTGGACCAAACCGGTCGATGGCAGCAATCCCAAGACCGAATGGAATGGCCTGCACACGTTCGACGAGCTGCCGCAAGTGTGGAATCCGCCGTCGGGCTACGTACAGAACTGCAACGCGACGCCGTTTGCGGCCACCGACGACGGCAATCCGTTCCAGACCGATTTCCCGCCGTACATGGTCGAAGAGCAGAACGAAGACAAAAGGCGCTCGAAGGTGTCGCGCATGCTTTTGCGCAAGCTGCACGGCGCGACGTTCGACGATTGGCAGCGGCTGGCTTTCGACACGACGCTGTACTGGCCGCTGATCGAGATTCCGCGCTACCAGCGCGAGCTGGAATTGTTGAAGGCGTCGAATCCCGAGCTGGCAGCCAAGGCCGCGCCCTTGATCGCGCACCTGGCCGATTGGGACTTCCGCTCGTCAGTGACCTCGACGCAAACCACGCTGTGCGCCGCCTGGTATCAGGAGCTGTACGGCACCGGCTACCCGGCCGAGAATCTCAAGCCCGAATATCAGGAGAGCCAGGCCAAGCGGTTCGAGGCCTTGCTCACGGCAGCCGCCAAGATCAAGGCCCTCTACGGCGATTGGAAGGTGCCGTGGGGCGATATCAGCCGCATGCAGCGGCATGCCAACCAGGCCGAGGGGGCACTCGTGCCGTTCGATGACAAGCTGTCGAGCATCGCCTGTCCCGGCGCGCCCGGCCCCTTGGGCATCGTCTTCAACACCTATTACACCCCCATCACGCCGCAGCGCAAAAAGCAGTACGGCATCGTCGGGCATTCGTTCGTGGGCGTGTACGAGTTCAGCAAGAACGAGAAAGTGAAGGCGGCCACGATCCTGCAATTCGGCGAGAACGCCGATCCCAGCTCGCCTCACTTTTTCGACCAGGCCCAGCTCTACGTGCAGCAGAAGTTCAAGCCGGCCTGGTTCGACTGGGACGAAGTCGTGGCGCACGCGAAGGTGAAGTACCACCCGGGCGACAAGTGACGGAAGAGAATGCCGAATGAAAAGTGCCCCTGCTTAGCCGCCGGGCTTGCCCGGCGCGCAAAGTACTGACTGCCGGCTGCCGACTCGTGTCTTTCGACATTTGACGTTCGACATTCGTCATGTTCAGTCCATCGACTTGGGACGGTCGATCAACAGCGCGACTTCGAAGCGCGAGTGCGGCACGTCGCTACGTACGACCGACGCCGGGCGCATGCGCAGCTCGCTCGTCACCTTGCCCCAGCTCCACGACTTCACCTGGTAGATGTACAGATTCGGCTCGGGCGTCTGCGCCCGTTTGAAGCCGTATTGCGATTCGAGGAAGGCCACCAGGCGGCGCGTGTCGCCGGTCGTGCCGAAGAAGGTGATCCGCGCGACCCGTTGTTTCTGGTTGAAATAGTACGTCAGCGAACCGGCCACGTCGGCATCACTGGTGCCCGTGACCAGCGGAACGCGATAGCCTTGCACGTCGAGCTCGGCCAGATTGGCGGAGACACGCGGCCAATTCGACAGCACCCAAGCCGTGGTCACGTCGAAACGGAGCACTTCTTCCAGCGAATGGATGGGCGTGGCCGGCTTGGCGGCCTTGGGCGTAGCGGCATCACCCGCCGTAGCGGCTGCTGCGACCGGTTGCTCGGTTTCGCCGGGCACTGCCTCGGCTTTCGCCGCTTCGTCCTTGCCCTTGGCCGGCATCACGCGGGCCAAGAGCCCCGAGACCCCGTTACTCGTGGAAAGCACCCACGGCAGCACGGTGGTCATCAAGAACAGGGCGACAAACAACTTGCTTCTGCCGGCCATCCGTCCCTCCTCGCCGCACCCCCTGACGCAATCACGCGATATCGCGGCTCATCAAAAGGGTATCGGCCGGTTCATGCGGTGCGCCCCACGCATGGTTTGGGCCGTCGAATGACACGGAATCTGCGCAATCGGACGATAGCGTGACATGGGCAGGATAAGTAAACTAAATCGACCTCCTGAGCAGTATTCCAGTGTGGGCATTTAAAAGCGATGGAAGTGACCGACTTCACAATTAGACTGCTGCTTCTTTTCTTCCCGGGAATCATCTGTTTTCTGACGGTCGATGCATTAACGGTGCATCTTAAGAGACGCCCGCACGAGATCGCGCTTTTAGCATTCGTCTACGC
Proteins encoded:
- a CDS encoding penicillin acylase family protein, translated to MRRFRLAIFASLLFGSTVPPVARGADEIDPSSLAQSVTIYRDEWGVPHIDAPTDEGVVFGFAFAQCEDYFWQVEDSYLQCLGRYAEVVGDAGLESDLLNHSFEVVRRSREDFPSLEPKLRSICAAYAAGFNHYLATHPQVKPRLITKLEPWNLIAFERFTLLNFIYGKARVPKKATRTLQDEIQAVVGSNAWAIGPAKTKAGTTMLFANPHQPWFGYGQFYEGHLHSGEGWSFSGSTFFGGPIPTIGHNDNLGWSHTVNNPDIVDVYRETFDSPDRLKYRYADGYKTAEEWQESIGVRTGDKVEPRKCTFRKTHHGPIMAKDDDTHYLAVRVAKIMEGSRLRQALDMTRARNFTDWRKAMAGLNLQMFNTVYADHDGNIFYVYNGTIPRRDPSFDWTKPVDGSNPKTEWNGLHTFDELPQVWNPPSGYVQNCNATPFAATDDGNPFQTDFPPYMVEEQNEDKRRSKVSRMLLRKLHGATFDDWQRLAFDTTLYWPLIEIPRYQRELELLKASNPELAAKAAPLIAHLADWDFRSSVTSTQTTLCAAWYQELYGTGYPAENLKPEYQESQAKRFEALLTAAAKIKALYGDWKVPWGDISRMQRHANQAEGALVPFDDKLSSIACPGAPGPLGIVFNTYYTPITPQRKKQYGIVGHSFVGVYEFSKNEKVKAATILQFGENADPSSPHFFDQAQLYVQQKFKPAWFDWDEVVAHAKVKYHPGDK
- a CDS encoding DUF6690 family protein; amino-acid sequence: MAGRSKLFVALFLMTTVLPWVLSTSNGVSGLLARVMPAKGKDEAAKAEAVPGETEQPVAAAATAGDAATPKAAKPATPIHSLEEVLRFDVTTAWVLSNWPRVSANLAELDVQGYRVPLVTGTSDADVAGSLTYYFNQKQRVARITFFGTTGDTRRLVAFLESQYGFKRAQTPEPNLYIYQVKSWSWGKVTSELRMRPASVVRSDVPHSRFEVALLIDRPKSMD